One genomic window of Aggregatilinea lenta includes the following:
- a CDS encoding AfsR/SARP family transcriptional regulator — MELRNLVGASYQTFQERTADASVVLLHPRSHYRSMLVAQLMNDPEMRVFYYAMGPDDVNVQSFLSGITHDLANQHPTFGRHLNQVRFESKADFEEMLTAFVKDVEELSDEPFLLILDEYDRTDSADDLQAFVEQVIVRLSPDSKLVINSRTLPRLPWVSLIAQRKAVVLEDDQVVATDFYDMRTQGSNLLEVNALGPGYVLLNSHPVDTWEGHLPRLLFFFALDRPVVTRSEICQAFWPDLDNDQAVNVFHVTKRRLHKALDFDVLVHEGGYYRVNPDASVQYDIMAFVGALVKGRSPETQDKASAWQEAIDLYRGPFLQGHSDDWIVERRQEYQAGYLEALSEMARIRLEEGRQEHALGLLLRAVGENDRFEPIHRQIMQLYADLGRRSEAAGHYQKLVERLRGEGREPEADTQALYQSIMS; from the coding sequence ATGGAACTGAGAAACCTGGTAGGAGCATCCTATCAAACTTTCCAGGAACGCACGGCAGACGCCAGTGTGGTCCTTCTTCACCCGCGCAGTCATTACCGCTCCATGTTGGTTGCGCAGCTTATGAACGATCCCGAAATGCGGGTATTCTATTATGCTATGGGTCCCGATGACGTCAACGTGCAGTCCTTCCTGTCAGGGATCACGCACGATTTGGCGAACCAACACCCCACGTTTGGCCGCCATCTGAATCAGGTGCGTTTCGAGTCGAAGGCCGACTTCGAGGAGATGCTGACCGCCTTTGTGAAGGATGTTGAGGAACTGAGCGACGAGCCGTTCCTGCTGATCCTTGACGAATACGACCGGACGGACAGCGCCGATGATCTGCAGGCGTTCGTGGAGCAGGTGATCGTGCGCCTCTCGCCCGATTCGAAGCTGGTCATTAACAGCCGCACGCTGCCGCGTCTGCCGTGGGTTTCCCTGATCGCGCAGCGCAAGGCCGTTGTGCTGGAAGACGATCAAGTCGTGGCGACCGATTTCTACGATATGCGGACCCAAGGCTCGAACCTGCTGGAAGTCAACGCGCTGGGGCCGGGCTATGTCCTGTTGAATAGCCATCCGGTGGATACCTGGGAAGGGCATCTGCCGCGCTTGCTGTTCTTCTTCGCGCTCGATCGCCCCGTAGTCACGCGTTCGGAGATCTGCCAGGCTTTCTGGCCGGACCTCGACAACGATCAAGCCGTCAACGTCTTTCACGTGACCAAGCGCCGCCTGCACAAGGCGCTCGACTTTGACGTGCTGGTCCACGAGGGCGGCTACTATCGCGTCAACCCCGATGCTTCGGTCCAGTACGACATCATGGCGTTTGTGGGCGCCTTGGTGAAGGGGCGCTCGCCGGAAACCCAAGACAAAGCGTCTGCGTGGCAGGAAGCGATTGACCTTTATCGCGGGCCGTTCCTGCAGGGTCACAGCGATGACTGGATCGTCGAGCGACGCCAGGAATACCAGGCGGGCTACCTGGAAGCGTTGAGCGAAATGGCGCGCATCCGGTTGGAGGAAGGCCGCCAGGAACATGCACTCGGCCTGCTGCTGCGCGCGGTTGGCGAAAACGATCGCTTCGAGCCGATCCACCGCCAGATCATGCAGTTGTACGCGGATCTGGGTCGTCGCAGTGAGGCCGCCGGGCACTACCAGAAGTTGGTCGAGCGTCTGCGTGGGGAAGGGCGCGAGCCGGAAGCCGACACGCAGGCACTATACCAGTCGATTATGTCGTAA
- a CDS encoding helix-hairpin-helix domain-containing protein, giving the protein MYKLTRSATVLGVGLSISAFVGWLLMRESKRAPESDTIVKSRMADPDEMSEIPLPLEEIDSDDDAAVPSFDDLTEIRGIGPNYAQALHAIGITRFEQLAQETADTLAERLAAHATISSQRIRESDWIGQAVLRAQH; this is encoded by the coding sequence ATGTACAAGCTAACCAGAAGCGCAACCGTTTTGGGCGTAGGTTTGAGCATCAGCGCATTCGTGGGCTGGCTGCTCATGCGCGAGAGTAAGCGCGCGCCCGAGTCCGACACGATTGTAAAGTCGCGCATGGCCGACCCCGACGAAATGTCCGAAATTCCCCTGCCCCTGGAGGAAATCGACTCGGACGATGACGCGGCAGTGCCTTCCTTTGACGATTTGACCGAGATACGCGGCATAGGGCCGAACTACGCCCAGGCACTCCACGCGATAGGCATCACCCGCTTCGAACAGCTCGCCCAGGAGACAGCCGACACTCTGGCTGAGCGCCTGGCGGCACATGCGACGATCAGCTCCCAGCGTATCCGCGAGTCCGACTGGATCGGGCAGGCAGTCCTCAGGGCACAGCACTAA
- a CDS encoding gamma-butyrobetaine hydroxylase-like domain-containing protein, producing MAVIPTNITLNQKSEELIIEWSTGRTCSYPLGPLRLACPCVQCRGGHEKMGREHDPKSLKDLIPLTRVGAERVELVGNYALQFFWSDGHNTGIYTWDYLYRLCPAEESEHA from the coding sequence ATGGCCGTAATTCCCACGAATATCACGCTCAACCAGAAGTCCGAAGAACTAATCATCGAGTGGTCCACCGGTCGAACATGCAGCTACCCACTGGGGCCGCTGCGCCTCGCTTGCCCCTGCGTGCAGTGTCGCGGTGGGCACGAAAAGATGGGACGCGAGCACGATCCCAAGAGTCTCAAGGACCTCATTCCGCTGACGCGTGTCGGCGCCGAGCGCGTCGAGCTGGTCGGCAATTATGCGCTCCAATTCTTCTGGAGCGACGGTCACAATACCGGCATCTATACCTGGGACTACCTGTATCGTCTGTGCCCGGCGGAGGAATCCGAGCATGCCTGA
- the hpt gene encoding hypoxanthine phosphoribosyltransferase, with the protein MTAPYERYLQETLISEDALQARIRELGEQITRDYADSHNLLLICILKGGVLFLADLMRHIDVPHAIDFMAISSYGDGVRESSGHVRIDMDLNQDVAGKDLLIVEDIIDSGNTMQYILSLLRTRKPASVRICTLLNKPDRRKVDITLDYVGFDIPDKFVFGYGLDLDEIFRNLPFIGVCRPDMDTSQS; encoded by the coding sequence ATGACAGCACCCTACGAGCGCTATCTGCAAGAAACATTGATTTCTGAGGATGCTCTACAAGCCCGCATACGCGAGCTAGGCGAACAAATCACGCGCGATTATGCGGACAGCCACAACCTCCTGCTGATCTGCATCCTCAAAGGCGGCGTCCTGTTCCTGGCCGACCTCATGCGGCACATCGACGTCCCACACGCCATCGACTTCATGGCGATCTCGAGCTACGGCGACGGTGTACGCGAATCGTCGGGCCACGTGCGCATCGACATGGATCTGAATCAGGATGTGGCGGGCAAAGATCTGCTCATCGTCGAAGACATCATCGACAGCGGCAACACCATGCAGTACATCCTCAGCCTGCTCCGCACCCGCAAGCCAGCCAGCGTGCGGATCTGTACCCTGCTGAACAAACCCGATCGCCGCAAGGTCGATATCACGCTCGACTATGTGGGGTTTGATATCCCCGATAAGTTCGTATTTGGTTATGGCCTCGATCTCGACGAGATCTTTCGCAACCTGCCATTCATCGGGGTTTGCCGGCCCGACATGGACACCTCCCAGAGCTGA
- a CDS encoding CCA tRNA nucleotidyltransferase → MDPILPSRPLIWHPAVKAMRDTLPPSEDVYIVGGTTRDAFLHRPIRDIDLATEGDGRPVARRIANAFSGSYYPLDAERNVGRAIIPWADGQITVDVAQFRGPDLEADLLHRDFTLNAMAVPLNSDLSHVIDPLGGLHDLERKLLRRCSPDSIPSDPIRALRAVRMGVEFGLRIEPETKVDLKAAAPRVAQVSPERMRDELFHILDARDPAAALRVLYQVGLLQAVVPEVAGLDGIAQGPPHQFDVWHHTLEAVARLNVFLRVMRGERSDALTSNMPIGAAVFAFADLRPRIAAELDISWPQDRSHHALLLLGALMHDTAKAVTRTIADNGQVHFYGHDTIGAEWVHERAKRLHLSNDEADRLQTIVRNHMRPHWLNNGPLTPRAIYRYWRDTGSAGVDICFQAMADYLATVASTLDPATWVHYLETVRTLLERYFFKFDTAIAPPALLSGHDLIERLAIEPGPQVGALLEALREAQVEQRVVTKQDALKFIQRALEEGSSES, encoded by the coding sequence ATGGACCCCATCCTGCCGTCTCGCCCGCTGATCTGGCACCCCGCCGTCAAGGCGATGCGCGACACACTGCCCCCCTCCGAGGACGTTTACATCGTCGGCGGGACCACGCGCGACGCGTTTCTGCACCGCCCGATCCGCGACATCGATCTGGCGACGGAGGGCGACGGGCGGCCCGTAGCGCGCCGGATCGCCAATGCGTTTTCCGGCAGCTACTACCCCCTCGACGCCGAACGAAATGTGGGCCGCGCGATCATCCCGTGGGCTGATGGCCAGATTACCGTGGACGTCGCGCAGTTTCGCGGCCCTGATCTGGAAGCGGATCTGCTGCACCGTGATTTCACGCTCAACGCGATGGCCGTGCCGCTCAACAGCGACCTGTCGCACGTGATCGATCCGCTGGGTGGATTACACGACCTGGAACGCAAGCTCCTGCGTCGCTGTTCGCCCGACTCGATCCCCAGCGATCCGATCCGGGCGCTGCGCGCGGTCCGCATGGGTGTGGAGTTCGGGCTGCGAATCGAACCGGAGACAAAGGTGGACCTGAAAGCCGCCGCACCCCGCGTGGCCCAGGTGTCGCCGGAGCGCATGCGGGACGAGTTGTTCCACATCCTCGATGCGCGCGATCCGGCGGCGGCGCTGCGCGTGCTCTATCAGGTGGGCCTGTTGCAAGCCGTCGTGCCGGAAGTCGCCGGGCTGGATGGCATCGCGCAGGGACCGCCGCACCAATTCGACGTGTGGCACCACACGCTCGAAGCCGTTGCCCGACTGAATGTGTTCCTGCGCGTGATGCGCGGCGAACGCAGTGACGCCTTGACCTCAAACATGCCCATCGGCGCAGCGGTCTTCGCGTTCGCGGACCTCCGCCCGCGCATCGCAGCCGAGCTGGACATCAGTTGGCCGCAGGACCGGTCCCACCATGCGCTGTTACTGCTGGGCGCGCTGATGCACGACACGGCCAAAGCGGTCACGCGCACCATTGCGGACAACGGGCAGGTGCACTTTTATGGGCATGACACCATTGGCGCGGAATGGGTTCACGAGCGTGCCAAACGCCTGCATCTGAGCAACGACGAGGCTGACCGCCTGCAAACCATCGTGCGCAACCACATGCGCCCGCATTGGCTGAATAATGGGCCCCTCACGCCGCGCGCCATCTACCGTTACTGGCGGGACACCGGCTCGGCGGGCGTAGACATCTGCTTCCAGGCGATGGCCGACTACCTCGCCACGGTCGCGTCCACGCTCGACCCGGCGACGTGGGTGCACTACCTGGAAACAGTACGCACGCTGCTGGAGCGCTACTTCTTCAAGTTCGACACCGCAATCGCGCCCCCTGCCCTGTTGAGCGGACATGACCTGATCGAACGGCTCGCCATCGAGCCGGGGCCTCAGGTCGGTGCGCTACTGGAGGCGCTGCGCGAGGCTCAGGTCGAGCAGCGCGTCGTGACAAAACAGGACGCGCTGAAGTTTATTCAGCGCGCCCTGGAAGAAGGATCAAGCGAAAGCTAG
- the rsmD gene encoding 16S rRNA (guanine(966)-N(2))-methyltransferase RsmD, with translation MPIRVIAGRAKGRKLKMVPGDSTRPVMDRVKEALFSILGTAIQGSTMLDLFAGTGSIGIEALSRGAQHVLFIDNDRMAIRTIHENLESTGLAAFADVLRTNAFEYLGRQSAEPFEFIYIAPPQYKGMWKEVLLHLDENPAPLAEDGIVIVQIDPDEAEDVPLRSLVLYDERSYGRTLLRFYELVSPEDEDQQEDKPPEDPAEA, from the coding sequence ATGCCGATTCGTGTGATTGCAGGCCGCGCCAAGGGCCGTAAGCTGAAGATGGTCCCTGGCGACAGTACCCGTCCCGTCATGGACCGCGTGAAAGAAGCGTTATTCAGCATCCTGGGGACCGCGATCCAGGGCAGTACGATGCTGGATTTGTTCGCCGGAACCGGCAGCATCGGCATTGAGGCGCTCAGCCGGGGCGCACAGCACGTGCTGTTCATCGACAACGATCGGATGGCGATCCGTACCATTCACGAAAACCTGGAAAGCACCGGCCTTGCCGCGTTTGCCGACGTATTACGCACGAACGCTTTCGAATATCTGGGACGGCAATCGGCGGAGCCGTTCGAGTTCATCTACATCGCCCCGCCGCAGTACAAAGGCATGTGGAAGGAAGTACTGCTTCACCTGGACGAAAACCCTGCGCCACTGGCCGAGGACGGAATCGTGATCGTGCAGATCGATCCCGACGAAGCGGAAGACGTACCGCTGCGCAGCCTGGTGCTGTACGACGAGCGCTCGTATGGCAGAACGCTGCTGCGATTCTACGAGTTGGTTTCACCGGAAGACGAAGATCAACAAGAGGACAAGCCGCCGGAGGACCCGGCAGAAGCCTGA
- a CDS encoding uroporphyrinogen decarboxylase family protein, with translation MPMSKRERLEKTIAGEPTDRVPIALWRHWPGDDQRPADLAEATVAFQRRWDFDFVKVTPSSSYCISDYGVQDKWAGHIEGTREYVRRAVTRSLDWTDLRVLDPSKGALGRQIETLRLLNDTFGNETPFIMTIFSPLAQAKNIAGRELLIEHMRTSPDRLKTGLNTITESTLRFVEAIRRSGVAGIFYAIQHASLTVMSETEYGTFGRPYDMQILEALPESWWLNMVHLHGAAPMFELIADYPVQALNWHDREAEPDLANGKLKFKGAVSGGIGRWDPMHVGTPVEVRAQARKAIEETGARRLILSTGCVIMTTTPQSNIRAARETVESPV, from the coding sequence ATGCCCATGAGTAAGCGCGAGCGTCTCGAAAAGACGATTGCTGGCGAACCAACAGATCGCGTCCCGATTGCGTTGTGGCGGCATTGGCCCGGCGACGACCAGCGCCCGGCGGACCTGGCCGAGGCTACCGTCGCCTTCCAACGCCGGTGGGACTTTGACTTTGTGAAGGTAACTCCCTCAAGCAGCTACTGTATCAGCGATTATGGCGTTCAAGATAAGTGGGCGGGGCATATCGAAGGCACACGGGAATACGTGCGGCGTGCCGTGACGCGCTCGCTGGACTGGACCGACCTGCGCGTGCTCGACCCATCAAAGGGCGCGCTCGGTCGCCAGATCGAAACGCTGCGGCTGCTCAACGATACGTTTGGCAACGAAACCCCGTTTATAATGACGATCTTCAGCCCGCTGGCGCAGGCGAAAAACATCGCCGGGCGCGAGTTGCTGATCGAGCATATGCGCACGTCCCCAGACCGGCTGAAAACCGGCCTGAATACGATCACCGAAAGCACGCTGCGCTTCGTCGAAGCGATCCGGCGCAGCGGGGTCGCAGGCATCTTCTACGCCATCCAGCACGCGTCACTGACTGTGATGAGTGAGACGGAATATGGGACGTTTGGCCGCCCGTACGATATGCAGATTCTCGAAGCGCTGCCCGAAAGCTGGTGGCTGAATATGGTCCACCTGCACGGCGCTGCTCCGATGTTCGAGCTGATCGCGGACTATCCCGTGCAGGCGCTCAATTGGCACGACCGTGAGGCCGAGCCAGATCTGGCGAACGGCAAGCTCAAGTTCAAAGGGGCAGTGAGCGGCGGCATTGGCCGCTGGGACCCGATGCATGTGGGCACGCCGGTCGAAGTGCGCGCGCAGGCACGGAAGGCCATCGAAGAGACGGGCGCACGCCGCCTGATCCTATCGACTGGCTGCGTGATCATGACGACCACGCCGCAATCGAATATCCGCGCGGCACGCGAAACCGTCGAATCGCCGGTCTAG
- a CDS encoding tetratricopeptide repeat protein, protein MEPSKNIDERIGEAWKVHYQGQEDLAIQQFNDLVQEVPDNIDAYWGLGLSYRDAGDLASAAQVFQKAKDMIAAQLASEEIKNHERYLMLARMVDQQLTQMDAFVAQSSQTESSD, encoded by the coding sequence ATGGAACCATCTAAGAACATTGACGAACGAATCGGTGAAGCATGGAAGGTGCACTATCAGGGGCAGGAAGATCTTGCCATCCAGCAGTTCAACGATCTGGTGCAAGAAGTGCCTGATAACATCGACGCCTATTGGGGTCTCGGCCTGTCCTATCGCGATGCGGGCGATCTGGCTAGCGCGGCGCAAGTGTTCCAGAAGGCGAAGGACATGATCGCGGCCCAACTTGCGAGCGAAGAAATCAAAAACCACGAGCGTTATCTGATGCTGGCGCGCATGGTGGATCAGCAGCTCACGCAGATGGACGCTTTTGTGGCACAGAGTTCCCAAACGGAAAGCAGCGACTAG
- a CDS encoding YfhO family protein, with protein sequence MTRRGARGQLPAGLIDDDLPAWMRAPRHQVDWSLVTVVILCVLAVGPFMIRPGLPPVPGYAQAAARAIEMGASLESGAVYPRWAPDFNYGYGSPLWNVIPPLPDYLTGLYRVAVQASAENSVKAIVALSVFLAGTGMLLFVRGRWGAHAGLIATSIYLFSPQLIVNRLYRDGDLPLLLAMGLLPAALAAVDSVLVLRRGRDVAVAVVAVAALWLTAAPLNVLLAGLLLGWLIWLSLVGGRQRNRAGWLLAVVSLLLGTLVAAIYWLPALAERNTVIWHMAASEVEVPRVLAWSDALALPGRLDLSAINPPVTTSVGLAVWLLPLLVWAYILVESWRRTPRDQRAVPRGDALQWRAAQWLGQTLTPDQRAALYFPILCVVLLLILLVPSPVRDWSASIRMEGLAMVMACGAVAVGQGSAVWRPFRRRAASLSGDVALLALAALVTVPVLTMPAWTYDPVADDARDVVRDEIRGTLIGGLNDGWLLPDSAPTLPRGAAALINGYETGQLDKVARDLLPVSVQADTIERSARQERLAVYARLPVTITLLTFDYPGWHAEIDGSEVPIVTTPDGFISVEVPAGRHEVKISFGSTPVRRAAWLIALLAVALTIALAVRLERQSPGARTVQDMAHGADWRTGALSCAAILMFGGAYGAAAIVPSIGAFRSSEGEIRVAEYPLPLALQGGIDLVAYDVEPDGAVAPGDTVYIALYWRAVRPDMPDYQVNLAVVGADDPARQVTAAQHRNPGGFPVSLWPHWPLRTSYVRDEYNLEIVDDAPSGMYRVLIQVGECEGNALMPCERIEPLFVSGSSETSLGQYIALPTDIVVR encoded by the coding sequence GTGACACGGCGAGGCGCAAGAGGCCAGCTTCCGGCAGGGTTGATCGACGACGATCTGCCTGCATGGATGCGCGCGCCGCGCCATCAGGTCGACTGGTCGCTGGTGACGGTCGTAATCCTCTGCGTGCTGGCGGTGGGTCCGTTTATGATCCGGCCTGGACTACCGCCGGTGCCGGGCTATGCGCAGGCGGCGGCGCGTGCCATCGAGATGGGAGCGAGCCTGGAAAGCGGCGCTGTCTACCCCCGCTGGGCGCCCGACTTCAACTATGGGTATGGCTCCCCGCTGTGGAACGTGATCCCGCCGCTGCCCGATTACCTGACCGGCCTGTACCGGGTCGCGGTGCAGGCGAGCGCCGAAAACAGCGTCAAGGCGATCGTCGCGTTGAGCGTGTTCCTGGCCGGAACGGGCATGCTGCTGTTCGTGCGCGGACGGTGGGGGGCGCACGCCGGATTGATCGCGACCTCGATCTACCTGTTTAGCCCTCAACTAATCGTGAACCGGCTGTACCGTGACGGCGATCTCCCGCTGCTGCTGGCGATGGGCCTGCTCCCTGCGGCGCTGGCGGCGGTGGACAGCGTGCTCGTCTTGCGCCGGGGACGAGACGTCGCCGTGGCGGTGGTGGCCGTGGCCGCGCTGTGGCTCACCGCCGCGCCGCTCAACGTGCTGCTGGCCGGCTTGCTGTTGGGTTGGTTGATCTGGCTGTCGTTGGTGGGCGGACGCCAACGCAACCGGGCCGGATGGCTATTGGCGGTGGTGTCGCTGCTGCTCGGCACACTGGTTGCCGCGATCTACTGGCTGCCCGCGCTGGCCGAGCGAAACACGGTGATCTGGCATATGGCGGCCAGCGAGGTTGAAGTTCCGCGCGTGTTGGCCTGGAGCGACGCCCTGGCCCTGCCGGGACGCCTTGATCTGAGCGCGATCAATCCGCCGGTGACGACGTCGGTCGGGCTGGCGGTGTGGCTGCTGCCGCTACTGGTGTGGGCGTACATCCTCGTTGAGAGCTGGCGGCGCACACCGAGGGATCAGCGGGCGGTCCCGCGCGGGGATGCGCTGCAATGGCGGGCGGCGCAGTGGCTGGGTCAAACGCTGACGCCGGACCAGCGCGCTGCGCTCTATTTTCCCATTCTATGCGTTGTGCTGCTGCTCATTCTGCTGGTCCCGTCTCCGGTTCGTGACTGGAGCGCCTCGATCCGTATGGAAGGGCTGGCGATGGTGATGGCTTGCGGAGCGGTGGCGGTGGGACAGGGAAGCGCTGTGTGGAGGCCATTCCGACGGCGCGCGGCGTCTCTGAGCGGTGACGTCGCGCTCCTGGCGCTGGCGGCATTGGTGACGGTTCCGGTGCTGACCATGCCGGCGTGGACCTACGATCCTGTCGCGGACGATGCGCGCGACGTCGTGCGGGATGAGATTCGCGGCACCTTGATCGGTGGCCTAAATGACGGCTGGCTGCTGCCGGACTCCGCACCAACGCTGCCTCGCGGGGCCGCCGCGTTGATCAACGGCTACGAAACGGGGCAGCTCGACAAGGTCGCGCGGGATCTACTGCCGGTCAGCGTGCAGGCGGACACCATCGAGCGCAGCGCCCGCCAGGAGCGGCTGGCCGTCTATGCCCGGCTCCCCGTGACGATCACGCTGCTCACCTTCGATTATCCCGGCTGGCACGCCGAAATCGACGGCAGCGAGGTGCCGATCGTGACGACGCCGGATGGGTTCATCAGCGTCGAGGTGCCAGCGGGCCGTCACGAGGTCAAGATCTCTTTCGGCAGCACGCCCGTCCGCCGGGCCGCGTGGCTGATTGCACTGCTCGCGGTGGCCCTGACAATCGCGCTTGCCGTACGTCTGGAGCGCCAGTCGCCGGGAGCGCGGACGGTTCAGGACATGGCGCACGGAGCAGATTGGCGCACGGGGGCGCTGTCTTGCGCGGCGATTCTGATGTTTGGTGGCGCGTACGGCGCTGCCGCCATCGTTCCTTCGATCGGCGCATTTCGCTCGTCCGAAGGAGAAATTCGGGTTGCCGAGTATCCTCTGCCGCTTGCTTTGCAGGGTGGTATCGACCTTGTTGCATACGACGTGGAACCGGACGGCGCGGTTGCGCCCGGCGACACGGTCTACATCGCTCTGTACTGGCGCGCGGTCCGGCCCGACATGCCCGACTATCAAGTCAATCTGGCGGTGGTTGGCGCGGACGATCCCGCGCGGCAGGTCACTGCAGCGCAGCACCGTAACCCTGGGGGATTCCCCGTGAGCCTCTGGCCACACTGGCCACTGCGGACATCGTACGTGCGCGACGAATACAACCTGGAGATCGTAGACGATGCCCCGTCCGGCATGTATCGCGTGTTGATCCAGGTGGGGGAGTGTGAAGGCAATGCACTGATGCCCTGTGAGCGAATCGAGCCGCTGTTTGTCAGCGGTAGCAGCGAAACGAGCCTGGGGCAGTACATCGCACTACCTACGGATATCGTGGTCCGATGA
- a CDS encoding protein kinase domain-containing protein has product MSSQETLLNGRYRLVAQQGSGGMAVIYKATDLALGRTVAVKILRPSLTSDPEFLKRFRLEARNVANLSHPNIVTVHDVGQDGNTHYIVMEYVDGDDLKHLIRTQAPFSIDRALSIAIKICAGVGYAHRAELVHADVKPQNVLVTENDNVKVTDFGIAQALSMTQPRERQRVVWGSPHYFAPEQAQGDPPTPASDVYAIGIVLFEMLTGRLPFVGADQQELALAHIREVPPNPSDLNPNVPEHLDRIVQKVLSKEPAARYRTADQLGRILISYRRQGQVSTDHVPEVTEGSTNARPDTAATIAPSPDSLYVQPSPPLRGNTAQTLNAPSAQSPRPFSEAGTNVYTQAPYAGMETAPRYPSIPSAQGYQPPRAPDALIQSRYRAAEPPEQLDLVTLVLAFLAFIAVVLLIPLWIAVYQAWAG; this is encoded by the coding sequence ATGTCCTCTCAGGAAACGCTGCTCAATGGACGCTATCGCCTGGTCGCACAGCAGGGATCGGGCGGCATGGCGGTCATCTATAAGGCCACGGACCTCGCCTTGGGTCGGACCGTCGCGGTCAAGATTCTGCGCCCCAGCCTGACGAGCGATCCCGAATTCCTCAAGCGCTTCCGGCTCGAAGCCCGCAACGTCGCCAACCTGTCGCACCCGAATATCGTCACCGTGCACGACGTCGGCCAGGACGGCAACACGCACTACATCGTTATGGAGTACGTGGACGGCGACGACCTGAAGCACCTGATCCGCACGCAGGCCCCATTCTCGATTGATCGCGCGCTCAGCATCGCCATTAAGATCTGCGCCGGCGTCGGCTACGCGCACCGTGCCGAGTTGGTGCACGCCGACGTGAAGCCGCAGAACGTGCTGGTCACCGAAAACGACAACGTCAAGGTGACGGACTTCGGCATCGCGCAGGCGCTGTCCATGACCCAGCCGCGCGAGCGCCAGCGCGTCGTGTGGGGCAGCCCACACTACTTCGCGCCGGAGCAGGCGCAGGGCGATCCCCCCACCCCCGCCTCGGACGTCTACGCGATCGGCATCGTGCTGTTCGAGATGTTGACCGGGCGACTGCCGTTCGTCGGGGCGGACCAGCAGGAACTCGCTCTGGCGCACATCCGCGAGGTCCCACCGAACCCGTCCGACCTGAATCCGAACGTGCCAGAACACCTCGACCGCATCGTACAAAAGGTGCTCTCGAAGGAGCCAGCCGCGCGCTATCGCACGGCGGATCAATTGGGGCGCATCCTGATCAGCTACCGGCGGCAGGGCCAGGTCTCGACCGATCACGTACCCGAAGTGACCGAAGGCAGCACCAACGCGCGACCCGATACCGCCGCGACAATTGCGCCCTCGCCCGACTCCCTGTATGTCCAGCCTTCGCCGCCGCTGCGCGGCAACACCGCCCAGACGTTGAACGCGCCATCCGCACAATCGCCCCGCCCCTTTTCCGAAGCGGGCACCAACGTCTACACTCAGGCCCCCTACGCCGGGATGGAGACTGCGCCGCGCTACCCTTCGATCCCGTCCGCGCAGGGCTACCAGCCGCCGCGCGCACCGGACGCACTCATTCAGTCGCGCTACCGCGCCGCCGAACCGCCCGAACAACTCGATCTCGTAACACTTGTCCTGGCATTTCTGGCCTTCATCGCCGTCGTGCTGCTCATCCCACTATGGATCGCCGTCTATCAAGCCTGGGCCGGGTAG